Proteins from a single region of Polyangiaceae bacterium:
- a CDS encoding OmpA family protein, protein MNKLLIAFAATAICVGCGSDPKEPPAAPTGDMEGPSTAATADDSANKKPGDDPSRSQINISDEIKKACGISDSDAYFAFDSANIRDQDHKVLGQLATCFTSGPLAGRQMRLVGHADPRGDEDYNLVLGGRRADNVKGFIVKKGLDEGKVATSSRGEMDATGTDESGWSRDRRVDVVLGD, encoded by the coding sequence ATGAACAAGTTGCTAATCGCGTTTGCCGCCACCGCCATCTGCGTCGGGTGTGGGTCCGATCCGAAGGAACCCCCGGCAGCACCGACCGGAGACATGGAAGGGCCGAGCACGGCAGCAACCGCGGACGACAGTGCCAACAAGAAGCCCGGAGACGATCCCAGTCGCAGTCAGATCAACATCTCCGACGAGATCAAGAAGGCCTGCGGCATCTCCGACTCCGACGCCTACTTCGCCTTCGACTCGGCGAACATCCGTGATCAAGACCACAAGGTGTTGGGACAGTTGGCGACCTGTTTCACCAGTGGCCCGCTGGCAGGACGCCAGATGCGCTTGGTCGGACACGCGGATCCCCGTGGCGACGAGGACTACAACCTCGTGCTCGGCGGACGGCGCGCCGACAACGTCAAGGGCTTCATCGTCAAGAAGGGTCTCGACGAAGGCAAAGTCGCCACCTCTTCACGGGGCGAAATGGACGCGACGGGCACGGACGAGTCCGGTTGGTCGCGAGACCGACGCGTGGACGTCGTCCTCGGCGACTGA
- a CDS encoding PilZ domain-containing protein, with amino-acid sequence MAWGFAWPPGPPPARATRQNSQSERVPSSWAIAQFQNLRRLRKRRPHICYLQCALSGSDPSSKPPPGGLHGTRRQSGARREASERVLLRSKAGEEVVGWTLNLSRGGVRIVIEDPVSVGAEFDVLFGEEEEPRHVGRVVWVQQEADGQIAGIQFLQPDGTPVTATPPPHDPNAQ; translated from the coding sequence ATGGCGTGGGGATTCGCGTGGCCACCCGGACCCCCGCCGGCCCGTGCGACCCGCCAAAATTCGCAGAGCGAGCGGGTTCCGTCAAGTTGGGCAATCGCGCAGTTTCAGAATCTCCGAAGATTGCGGAAACGTAGGCCTCACATTTGCTATCTTCAGTGCGCTTTGAGTGGTTCCGATCCGTCGTCCAAGCCTCCCCCAGGCGGGCTCCATGGCACTCGCCGCCAGTCCGGCGCGCGGCGCGAAGCGTCGGAACGCGTGCTGCTGCGCTCGAAGGCGGGTGAAGAGGTGGTGGGCTGGACCCTCAATCTCAGCCGCGGTGGCGTGAGGATCGTGATCGAGGACCCGGTGAGTGTGGGCGCCGAGTTCGACGTCCTGTTCGGCGAAGAGGAAGAGCCGAGGCACGTGGGGCGCGTGGTCTGGGTGCAGCAAGAGGCCGACGGACAGATCGCGGGCATTCAGTTTCTGCAACCCGACGGTACTCCCGTGACCGCGACGCCGCCGCCTCACGACCCGAACGCGCAGTGA
- a CDS encoding MopE-related protein codes for MRYLGYLIRLGVISVAGFASMTACSSDGESNSPPGGSGGNAGASTGGASAGTGGGGAGTSGTGGISGSGGGTSDAGPDAPTGCTNGETQACYTGPPATQGIGNCSDGTTTCQNGTWSACVGDILPSTETCDTVDNNCNGAVDEGCACTNGESRTCYSGPQSTTNTGLCKDGTQACVNGAWANECVGEVTPVSESCNNKDDDCDGLIDNGNPDGGGGCTTAQPGECAAGTEMCQGGQLTCVANNSPKTETCNGKDDNCNGSTDEGNPGGGGACTTGNFGICNPGTLTCQGASLMCVQNVQPTTETCNGKDDNCNGTVDENNPGGGGACTVPGKKGECAKSNLTCTNGSLQCLQKVFPTTEICDGKDNNCNGLIDEYPACCPYVLSDDGAGFRYESTVGGVALVGKAQHMDPSGTGKRIDFMPMWVRLEHARVECGRARVKILAAEDEIVYLDEAHLTVVEHPPGCEVFTSTSISRRPDEAPAGEDFTALPSASLRPPQQALYMGEHDVTREISQLTEHAVRHDLAADNYYELDFGPAALPRQARLVVDGWRLRLERHLPQELIGRKPCLEVEQADGSFRKVMDLGAPRGDKKALCFDLSEVQWPSGRYRMRLYLGTAQAGKGMWFVDRVRLSEAAPVPLRRHDVIASHAELAFNGAPTLAAGGDPTRTRQAIDDGRGAPESEQRTFGRFTRYGDVTTLLRESNDMFAIMRRGDAVVFEFQGIPSATPGSAQTLFLHSDLVFKPRALPGSEATEKTEWVGPLPFHGMGRYGRDTAHGYPTSAAHRHYQRELLTREYLPSEMHFGATARVFILPRRTPRRRAA; via the coding sequence ATGCGCTACCTTGGCTACTTGATTCGCTTGGGCGTGATCTCCGTTGCTGGGTTCGCCAGCATGACGGCCTGCAGCTCGGACGGCGAATCCAACTCTCCGCCCGGTGGTAGTGGAGGCAACGCCGGAGCCTCCACTGGCGGCGCGAGCGCCGGAACGGGCGGAGGCGGTGCTGGCACCTCGGGCACGGGCGGCATCAGCGGCAGTGGCGGTGGAACTTCCGACGCGGGTCCGGACGCACCGACGGGTTGCACCAACGGCGAGACCCAGGCCTGTTATACGGGTCCGCCGGCGACTCAGGGGATCGGCAACTGCAGCGACGGCACCACGACCTGTCAGAACGGTACCTGGAGCGCGTGCGTCGGCGACATCCTGCCCAGCACCGAAACCTGTGACACGGTCGACAACAACTGCAACGGGGCCGTGGACGAGGGCTGCGCGTGCACCAATGGCGAGTCGCGCACCTGCTACTCGGGTCCCCAGAGCACGACGAACACGGGGCTCTGCAAAGACGGCACCCAGGCGTGCGTCAATGGCGCCTGGGCCAACGAGTGCGTTGGAGAGGTCACACCCGTCAGTGAGAGCTGCAACAACAAGGACGACGACTGCGACGGGCTGATCGACAACGGCAACCCGGACGGCGGCGGTGGTTGCACGACCGCGCAGCCAGGTGAGTGCGCCGCGGGCACGGAGATGTGCCAGGGCGGACAGCTGACGTGCGTCGCCAACAACTCGCCCAAAACGGAGACGTGTAACGGCAAGGACGACAACTGCAACGGAAGCACGGACGAAGGCAACCCGGGCGGCGGCGGGGCCTGCACGACCGGCAACTTTGGCATCTGCAACCCAGGGACGCTGACCTGCCAGGGTGCCAGCCTGATGTGCGTTCAAAACGTGCAGCCCACCACCGAAACCTGCAACGGCAAGGACGACAACTGCAACGGCACCGTGGACGAGAACAACCCCGGTGGCGGCGGGGCCTGCACCGTCCCGGGCAAGAAGGGCGAGTGCGCGAAGAGCAACTTGACCTGCACCAACGGCTCTTTGCAGTGTCTGCAAAAGGTCTTTCCGACCACGGAAATCTGTGACGGCAAGGACAACAACTGCAACGGTCTCATCGACGAGTACCCAGCGTGCTGCCCCTACGTTCTGTCCGACGACGGCGCGGGCTTCCGCTACGAATCCACGGTGGGTGGCGTGGCGCTGGTTGGCAAGGCACAGCACATGGATCCGTCAGGAACAGGCAAACGCATCGACTTCATGCCGATGTGGGTGCGCTTGGAGCATGCGCGCGTGGAATGTGGACGCGCCCGCGTGAAGATCCTCGCGGCCGAGGACGAGATTGTCTACTTGGACGAGGCACACCTGACGGTGGTGGAGCACCCGCCGGGCTGCGAAGTGTTCACCTCGACCAGCATCTCTCGTCGGCCCGACGAGGCCCCCGCCGGGGAGGACTTCACGGCGCTCCCGAGTGCGAGCCTGCGTCCCCCACAGCAGGCGCTGTACATGGGCGAGCACGACGTGACGAGGGAGATCTCGCAGCTCACGGAGCATGCGGTGCGGCACGATCTGGCCGCCGACAACTACTACGAGCTGGACTTTGGGCCGGCGGCCCTACCGCGCCAAGCGCGACTGGTCGTGGACGGTTGGCGCCTTCGCCTCGAGCGGCACCTGCCCCAGGAGCTGATCGGTCGCAAGCCCTGCCTGGAGGTGGAGCAAGCCGACGGCAGCTTCCGCAAGGTCATGGATCTGGGCGCGCCGCGCGGTGACAAGAAGGCCCTGTGCTTCGATCTTTCGGAAGTGCAGTGGCCGAGCGGGCGCTACCGGATGCGCCTGTACTTGGGAACGGCTCAAGCCGGCAAGGGCATGTGGTTCGTCGATCGCGTCAGGTTGAGCGAGGCAGCGCCGGTTCCCCTTCGGCGGCATGACGTCATCGCCAGCCACGCCGAACTAGCGTTCAACGGCGCGCCCACGCTGGCCGCGGGCGGCGACCCCACGCGCACGCGGCAGGCCATCGACGATGGGCGCGGCGCACCGGAGTCGGAGCAGCGCACGTTCGGCCGCTTCACCCGCTACGGCGACGTGACGACGCTGTTGCGCGAATCGAACGACATGTTCGCCATCATGCGCCGAGGCGACGCAGTCGTGTTCGAGTTCCAAGGCATTCCGAGCGCGACTCCGGGCAGCGCACAAACCCTGTTCCTCCACAGCGACCTCGTCTTCAAGCCACGAGCCCTGCCCGGAAGCGAGGCGACGGAGAAGACCGAGTGGGTCGGCCCGCTCCCCTTCCACGGCATGGGTCGCTACGGCCGCGACACCGCGCACGGCTACCCGACCTCTGCGGCTCACCGTCACTATCAACGCGAGCTACTCACACGCGAGTATCTGCCGTCCGAGATGCACTTTGGAGCCACGGCTCGCGTGTTCATCCTGCCTCGTCGCACCCCGCGGCGACGCGCGGCCTGA
- a CDS encoding branched-chain amino acid transaminase, which yields MVEHGQKIWRNGEIVDWEAAGSTSLLTHTLHYGVGAFEGIRAYKRARGETTIFRLPEHVRRLFDSCRLVMLKPRVNEQQVCDGCVGVMHANDLKEAYLRPLVTVGTGAMGVYAPNNPVETHIITWKWGAYLGADALDKGIRCKVSSFSRHHINVSFAKGKLVGQYINSVMAKQEAKLDGFDEAILTDVNGYVSEGSGENIFIVKKGAITTPPLSASILAGITRDTIITLAREAGITVREEYVTRDELYLADEVFFTGTAAEVTPVVDVDHRVIGSGNVGEVTKALQTRYFDIVRGKDDSHPEWHTTV from the coding sequence ATGGTCGAGCACGGACAAAAGATCTGGCGCAACGGGGAGATTGTCGATTGGGAAGCGGCGGGTTCCACTTCCTTGCTGACCCACACGTTGCACTATGGCGTTGGCGCCTTCGAAGGCATTCGTGCGTACAAACGCGCACGTGGGGAGACGACGATCTTCCGCCTGCCCGAGCATGTGCGCCGGCTGTTCGATTCCTGCCGCTTGGTCATGCTCAAGCCACGGGTCAACGAGCAGCAGGTGTGTGACGGCTGCGTGGGCGTCATGCACGCGAACGACTTGAAGGAAGCCTACTTGCGCCCCTTGGTGACCGTCGGAACGGGCGCCATGGGTGTGTACGCGCCGAACAACCCCGTCGAGACTCACATCATCACGTGGAAGTGGGGCGCGTACTTGGGAGCGGACGCTCTTGACAAGGGGATTCGCTGCAAGGTGTCTTCCTTCTCGCGCCACCACATCAACGTGTCCTTCGCCAAGGGCAAGTTGGTCGGCCAGTACATCAACAGCGTGATGGCCAAGCAGGAGGCGAAGCTGGATGGTTTCGACGAAGCCATCCTCACGGACGTCAATGGCTACGTGAGCGAGGGCTCGGGCGAGAACATCTTCATCGTGAAGAAGGGCGCGATCACGACGCCGCCCCTATCCGCCAGCATCCTCGCAGGCATTACCCGCGACACCATCATCACTTTGGCGCGCGAAGCGGGCATCACGGTACGGGAAGAGTACGTCACTCGCGACGAGCTCTACCTGGCCGACGAGGTCTTCTTCACTGGAACCGCAGCGGAAGTGACCCCCGTCGTCGACGTGGACCACCGCGTGATCGGCTCCGGCAACGTCGGCGAGGTCACCAAGGCCTTGCAGACTCGCTACTTCGACATCGTGCGCGGCAAGGACGACTCGCACCCCGAGTGGCATACGACCGTTTGA
- a CDS encoding SurA N-terminal domain-containing protein: MLSVFRRGGAGQVIVGAVVFAIIIVFALEFRAGRGDTASLSRECAVEVYGRCVDRKEFVAALRLAIPRGMQDKRIRAMSLNRQVMEGLVERELLLQEAERLGISISEAEIDDELTAGRAYVSLPAAQASFLSYNLGISPNGMKALPVKSVKTGEFDYKIYERIVRNVTNRSPKEFKEMQKRELVAQRMRELVRTRVRVSVEEAFSAWELKRSKAVARLAHLEKAWFQRYAVDSSDKAVEAWAKENSAQIEEAWKSEKERTKADCAWVSEIFVAADAEASPEVKVERRQKIDAALGRVKNKEAFELVARQASEAASAPWGGEHGCMTEASYGPGTKELVTAAETLKPGEVSPVIETPRGFHVLKMVGKLPAADVEKRGKRLVAKRLMVPLKADELINAMASSLVERVKKGEKLDDAVKALADEAATTAAAQVPALKATGKDSPLPALAADDKPRVEISPPFNRAAGPILDSSPTEAVGDKVFELAKEEDVLEKPVTTSKGLVVLQLKEKTVAKREEFEKDRLDILYQLQQEKARDAVTRYVADLRKAAKDKIKTDARLLEGDAKKLDSENGEGEG, translated from the coding sequence ATGTTGAGTGTGTTTCGACGCGGTGGAGCCGGCCAAGTCATCGTCGGCGCCGTGGTTTTCGCGATCATCATCGTGTTTGCCCTCGAGTTCCGCGCGGGGCGCGGCGACACGGCCTCGCTGAGCCGGGAGTGCGCCGTGGAAGTCTATGGCCGTTGCGTCGACCGCAAGGAGTTCGTGGCCGCGCTTCGCCTCGCCATTCCACGCGGCATGCAGGACAAGCGCATTCGCGCGATGTCGCTCAATCGGCAGGTGATGGAAGGTCTGGTCGAGCGCGAGCTACTGCTGCAGGAAGCAGAGCGGCTGGGGATCAGCATCAGCGAGGCGGAGATCGATGACGAGCTCACGGCGGGGCGCGCGTACGTTTCTCTGCCCGCCGCGCAAGCCAGCTTTCTTTCCTACAACCTCGGGATTTCGCCCAACGGAATGAAGGCGCTACCCGTCAAGAGCGTCAAGACCGGCGAGTTCGACTACAAGATCTACGAGCGCATCGTCCGCAACGTCACCAACCGCTCCCCCAAAGAGTTCAAGGAGATGCAGAAGCGCGAGCTGGTCGCGCAGCGCATGCGTGAGCTCGTGCGGACCCGAGTGCGGGTGTCCGTGGAAGAGGCTTTCTCGGCGTGGGAGCTGAAGCGCTCCAAGGCCGTCGCCCGGCTCGCCCACTTGGAGAAAGCCTGGTTCCAGCGTTACGCCGTGGATAGCTCGGACAAGGCCGTCGAAGCCTGGGCCAAAGAGAACTCGGCGCAGATCGAAGAAGCCTGGAAGAGCGAGAAGGAGCGAACCAAGGCGGATTGCGCCTGGGTCTCCGAGATCTTCGTCGCGGCGGACGCCGAAGCCAGCCCCGAGGTCAAGGTCGAGCGGCGGCAGAAGATCGATGCGGCACTCGGCCGCGTGAAGAACAAGGAAGCCTTCGAGCTCGTTGCGCGCCAGGCGAGCGAAGCGGCAAGCGCACCTTGGGGTGGCGAGCATGGCTGCATGACAGAAGCCTCCTACGGCCCGGGCACCAAGGAGCTGGTCACGGCCGCCGAGACGCTCAAGCCGGGCGAGGTGAGCCCAGTCATCGAGACGCCGCGCGGCTTCCACGTGCTGAAGATGGTGGGGAAGCTGCCCGCGGCGGACGTGGAGAAGCGTGGCAAGCGGCTGGTTGCCAAGCGCCTGATGGTTCCGCTGAAGGCAGACGAGCTGATCAACGCCATGGCGAGCAGCCTGGTGGAGCGCGTGAAGAAGGGTGAGAAGCTGGACGACGCCGTCAAGGCCCTCGCCGACGAGGCCGCGACGACCGCTGCGGCGCAGGTACCCGCGCTCAAGGCCACGGGCAAGGATTCGCCCCTGCCGGCGTTGGCAGCCGACGACAAGCCGCGCGTGGAGATCAGTCCGCCCTTCAATCGAGCGGCAGGACCGATCCTGGACAGCTCGCCCACGGAAGCAGTGGGAGACAAGGTTTTCGAGTTGGCCAAGGAGGAGGACGTCCTAGAGAAACCCGTCACCACCTCGAAGGGCCTGGTCGTCCTGCAGCTCAAAGAGAAGACCGTGGCCAAGCGCGAGGAGTTCGAAAAGGATCGCCTCGACATCCTCTACCAGCTGCAGCAGGAGAAGGCGCGTGACGCCGTGACGCGCTACGTGGCCGACTTGCGCAAAGCGGCGAAGGACAAGATCAAGACTGACGCCAGGCTGCTGGAGGGCGACGCCAAGAAGCTCGACAGCGAGAACGGCGAAGGCGAGGGCTGA
- a CDS encoding MotA/TolQ/ExbB proton channel family protein yields the protein MNPTPPPSNGKLDPLHLMLDSSGVVLVVLLVLMAASTAVWVIWVLKSLQLSRLRSAQHRFEKEVESVTSASDLISNALKHRNSPGGRVVLELAKRHHQPNLSSDLLMAVAKRAIATEQQRASSLMPTLSSIASSSPFIGLFGTVWGIMDAFLRIGVEKSASLPVVAPAIGEALIATAFGLVAAIPATIGYNFVDRRIGDLLEELSASSESWAETLAADPGGPSSAVPLVKESGRPPPQPQMGYAGG from the coding sequence ATGAATCCGACTCCCCCTCCCAGCAACGGCAAGCTGGACCCGCTCCATCTGATGCTCGACTCGTCGGGCGTCGTGCTCGTCGTGCTCCTGGTCTTGATGGCTGCATCCACCGCGGTGTGGGTGATCTGGGTGCTCAAGTCCTTGCAGCTGAGCCGCTTGCGTTCGGCTCAGCACCGCTTCGAGAAAGAAGTGGAGAGCGTCACGAGCGCTTCGGATCTGATCTCGAACGCGCTCAAACACCGCAACTCCCCGGGAGGGCGTGTGGTGTTGGAGCTGGCCAAGCGGCATCATCAGCCGAACCTGTCGTCGGACTTGTTGATGGCCGTAGCCAAGCGCGCGATCGCGACCGAGCAGCAACGCGCCAGCAGTCTGATGCCCACGCTGTCGAGCATCGCGTCGTCCTCGCCCTTCATCGGGCTGTTCGGCACGGTGTGGGGCATCATGGACGCGTTCTTGCGCATCGGCGTGGAGAAGAGCGCGTCGCTGCCCGTGGTCGCGCCGGCCATCGGCGAGGCCTTGATCGCGACGGCCTTCGGCTTGGTCGCGGCGATTCCCGCGACCATTGGCTACAACTTCGTCGACCGACGCATCGGCGACTTGCTGGAGGAACTGTCGGCGTCCAGCGAGTCTTGGGCGGAGACCCTGGCGGCGGATCCAGGCGGTCCGTCGTCGGCAGTCCCGTTGGTGAAGGAATCCGGACGACCACCCCCGCAGCCCCAAATGGGCTACGCGGGAGGTTGA
- a CDS encoding pitrilysin family protein gives MTDTLLHCERSQLDNGVQVLVVPMPRLHSVVIEAQLRAGPRYESAEDTGLSHFLEHMLYRGTVSHPSAHEQALAFETRGGTLSAATYLDHGSLGIAIPPESFGAVMELFGEVYRAPIFSKLEIEQNIVREEILEGLDDAGNEIDPDNLVRRLAYGDSALGRPITGTTDRVSQMSRQQVAAHHAQLYVGCNTVLTIAGAVTVDSALTAAQRVFGDLARGTPITPEAAQAERGPRFLYVPHASSQTQLRIAFHGPGEHEPLEAATDMLLRILDDGMSTRLYHQICDERGLCYDVSATYEAYADTGLFDIATESEHERAPEVLQEVLNLLEDLAANGPTPAELDKAKARYRFQLDELVDHPAEAAEFFGFGALTGVARTPQERWQQFSALGRADLRAAAEKLFERGGLHVVGVGGAKKRVQSTLREMVTAR, from the coding sequence ATGACGGATACGCTTCTGCATTGCGAGCGCTCGCAGCTCGACAACGGCGTCCAAGTGCTAGTGGTGCCGATGCCACGACTGCACAGCGTGGTCATCGAAGCGCAATTGCGCGCGGGACCGCGCTACGAGTCCGCAGAGGACACCGGACTGAGCCATTTCCTCGAGCACATGCTCTACCGGGGAACGGTGAGCCATCCCTCCGCTCACGAGCAGGCCTTGGCGTTCGAAACCCGCGGCGGCACTCTGTCGGCGGCGACCTACTTGGACCACGGCAGCCTGGGCATCGCCATTCCCCCCGAATCCTTCGGCGCCGTGATGGAGTTGTTCGGCGAAGTCTATCGCGCCCCGATCTTCAGCAAGCTGGAGATCGAGCAGAACATCGTACGCGAAGAGATCCTCGAGGGACTCGACGACGCGGGGAACGAGATCGACCCGGACAATCTGGTGCGCCGCCTGGCCTACGGTGACAGCGCTTTGGGTCGACCCATCACAGGCACCACGGATCGGGTTTCCCAGATGAGCCGACAGCAGGTCGCGGCGCATCACGCCCAGCTATACGTCGGCTGCAACACGGTGCTGACCATCGCAGGCGCCGTGACGGTGGACAGCGCCTTGACGGCGGCGCAGCGAGTGTTCGGGGACTTGGCGCGAGGAACACCAATCACGCCAGAAGCGGCGCAAGCCGAGCGTGGACCGAGGTTTCTATACGTTCCGCATGCTTCCAGCCAGACCCAGCTGCGCATCGCCTTTCACGGGCCGGGTGAGCACGAACCGCTGGAGGCGGCCACCGACATGCTGCTCCGCATTCTCGACGACGGCATGTCCACGCGGCTGTACCACCAGATCTGCGACGAGCGAGGGCTCTGCTACGACGTGTCGGCTACCTACGAGGCCTACGCGGACACGGGACTGTTCGACATCGCGACCGAGAGCGAGCATGAGCGCGCCCCGGAGGTACTGCAAGAGGTGCTGAACTTGCTCGAAGACCTCGCCGCGAACGGCCCGACGCCAGCCGAACTGGACAAAGCCAAAGCACGCTACCGCTTCCAGCTCGATGAACTCGTGGATCATCCGGCGGAGGCCGCGGAGTTCTTCGGCTTTGGCGCGCTGACGGGCGTGGCGCGCACTCCCCAGGAGCGGTGGCAGCAATTCTCCGCGCTTGGGCGCGCAGATCTGCGTGCGGCCGCCGAGAAGCTGTTCGAGCGGGGAGGCCTCCACGTGGTGGGCGTTGGGGGTGCCAAGAAGCGTGTGCAGAGCACGCTGCGCGAGATGGTGACGGCGCGCTGA
- a CDS encoding ATP-dependent DNA helicase, protein MTSTPATARQLLEVGGPLSESFADYEARPGQLDMADAVERVLHDDGILLCEAGTGTGKTLAYLLPAIASGRRVVVSTATRALQEQIAARDLPLIERTLGLTVNAQVLKGLGNYLCLRRFEAARASGAPTRQPRLAAIEAWRRRTLTGDIAELRELPETDALWRDVTSSSDTRIGSRCVHFEDCFVTRVRRKAERARLLIVNHHLFFADLALRGPHPGRVLPDYDCVIFDEAHQLESIATDFFGRSVSSGRIDAALRDGARALESAATLGVKVECAAPSRAVSVCAETFWAAIDGAVGATDDGRALVERDAFSGKVAEAWHALDAALEHWSDTCTRASARLLEQGGERSAAADALELVAVRTQDLRAALAEIADGARGYVAFLESSLRAHTLNLRPVNLAETLKARIFESVPAVVLTSATLATGSAESENPFRYVRSRLGLGSEFQVTELVVPTPFDLQQQALLYTPRDLPSPRDTDFLERAAERIGALITLTRGGAFVLTTSLRSMRQLAVRLRAALPTLQVLCQGDAPKNALLDDFRADGHAVLVATLSFWEGVDVPGHALRLVVLEKVPFSVPTDPVLSARCRALEEEGGNAFMDLIVPSAAIMLKQGFGRLIRSKSDRGIVALLDERVHRRGYGKRLLNALPPAARTDAMDDVVAFCRHHELGATSADAAVGTTAELGV, encoded by the coding sequence GTGACCTCCACGCCCGCGACGGCGCGACAGCTTCTCGAAGTCGGCGGGCCGCTGAGCGAAAGTTTCGCTGACTACGAGGCACGCCCGGGCCAGCTGGACATGGCAGATGCCGTGGAGCGTGTTCTTCACGACGATGGCATTCTCTTGTGCGAAGCCGGCACCGGCACCGGCAAGACCTTGGCCTACCTGCTGCCCGCCATCGCCAGTGGGCGTCGCGTCGTAGTGTCGACCGCGACTCGCGCGCTACAGGAGCAGATCGCCGCTCGCGACCTGCCTCTGATTGAACGCACCTTGGGGCTGACGGTCAACGCTCAGGTGCTGAAGGGCCTGGGCAACTATCTGTGCTTGCGCCGATTCGAGGCCGCGCGCGCTAGCGGAGCTCCTACGCGACAACCGCGCCTCGCCGCCATCGAAGCGTGGCGTCGACGCACCCTCACGGGCGACATCGCCGAGCTGCGCGAGCTACCCGAGACCGACGCGCTCTGGCGCGACGTCACCTCCAGCAGCGACACCCGAATAGGCAGCCGCTGCGTGCACTTCGAGGATTGCTTCGTCACGCGCGTCCGGCGCAAGGCCGAGCGGGCCCGACTGTTGATCGTGAATCATCACCTATTCTTCGCAGATTTGGCCCTGCGCGGCCCACACCCGGGGCGGGTCTTGCCCGACTACGACTGCGTCATCTTCGACGAAGCCCATCAGCTCGAGAGCATCGCTACGGATTTCTTTGGACGCTCTGTGAGCAGTGGGCGCATCGACGCCGCTCTGCGGGATGGGGCGCGTGCTCTCGAATCGGCAGCCACCTTGGGCGTCAAGGTCGAGTGCGCCGCGCCCAGTCGAGCTGTCTCAGTCTGCGCGGAGACTTTTTGGGCGGCGATCGACGGCGCCGTCGGAGCTACGGACGACGGACGCGCTCTGGTCGAGCGCGACGCGTTCTCTGGAAAGGTAGCGGAGGCGTGGCACGCGCTCGACGCGGCACTCGAACACTGGAGCGACACCTGCACTCGCGCCTCGGCTCGGTTGCTGGAGCAGGGTGGTGAGCGCAGTGCCGCCGCCGATGCCCTCGAGCTCGTCGCCGTGCGTACCCAAGATCTACGCGCCGCCCTGGCCGAGATCGCCGATGGCGCGCGTGGCTACGTCGCCTTCTTGGAAAGTAGCTTGCGAGCGCACACGCTCAACCTGCGCCCCGTGAACTTGGCCGAGACGCTCAAGGCTCGCATCTTCGAGTCGGTACCAGCCGTCGTGCTCACCAGTGCCACCCTCGCCACGGGCAGCGCGGAGTCGGAGAACCCGTTCCGTTACGTGCGAAGTCGGCTCGGCCTTGGCAGTGAGTTCCAAGTCACCGAGTTGGTGGTGCCCACGCCCTTCGACTTGCAGCAGCAGGCGTTGCTCTACACACCGCGAGATCTGCCGTCTCCCCGCGACACGGACTTCCTGGAGCGTGCGGCAGAACGAATTGGCGCTCTCATCACGTTGACGCGGGGTGGTGCTTTCGTGCTGACCACCTCCTTGCGCTCCATGCGTCAGTTGGCGGTTCGCCTCCGTGCGGCGCTGCCGACGTTGCAGGTGCTCTGCCAAGGCGATGCACCCAAGAACGCCTTGCTCGACGACTTTCGTGCCGACGGCCATGCCGTGCTCGTCGCCACGCTGTCGTTTTGGGAAGGCGTGGACGTTCCGGGACATGCGCTGCGCCTGGTCGTGCTGGAGAAGGTTCCCTTTTCGGTACCGACGGACCCGGTGCTCTCGGCGCGATGCCGTGCATTGGAGGAAGAAGGCGGCAACGCCTTCATGGATCTGATCGTGCCGAGTGCTGCCATCATGCTCAAGCAAGGCTTCGGACGACTGATTCGCAGCAAGAGCGACCGCGGCATCGTGGCCCTGCTCGACGAGCGCGTACATCGACGTGGCTACGGCAAGCGACTCCTGAACGCCTTGCCGCCCGCGGCGCGCACCGACGCCATGGACGACGTGGTCGCCTTCTGTCGACACCACGAGCTCGGCGCGACCAGCGCCGACGCTGCAGTCGGAACGACGGCCGAGCTTGGGGTCTAA